A single window of Arcobacter venerupis DNA harbors:
- a CDS encoding HD domain-containing protein → MFSQENFVEVLNFAALAHGEQKTPKGLPYLAHITCVAMEVINACEKSSLDEAKANLAISCALLHDVIEDTNITYDELYMKFGEDVANGVEALSKDITLNSKQAQMKDSIERLLTQSYEVQMVKLADRITNLQAPPEHWDNEKIKNYQKEASFILSCLGNSNIYLANRLKEKIEDYKKYIKE, encoded by the coding sequence ATGTTTTCACAAGAAAATTTTGTAGAAGTTCTTAACTTTGCAGCTCTTGCTCATGGTGAACAAAAAACTCCAAAGGGTTTGCCATATCTTGCTCATATTACCTGTGTTGCAATGGAAGTAATTAATGCTTGTGAAAAGTCATCACTAGATGAAGCAAAAGCTAATTTAGCAATCTCTTGTGCTTTACTACATGATGTAATTGAAGATACAAATATTACTTATGATGAATTGTATATGAAATTTGGTGAAGATGTTGCAAATGGTGTTGAAGCACTTAGTAAAGATATAACATTAAATTCTAAACAAGCACAAATGAAAGATAGTATTGAGCGATTGCTTACTCAATCTTATGAAGTTCAAATGGTAAAATTAGCTGATAGAATTACAAATTTACAAGCTCCTCCCGAACATTGGGATAATGAAAAAATAAAGAATTATCAAAAAGAAGCAAGTTTTATTTTATCTTGTTTAGGTAATTCAAATATTTATTTAGCTAATAGATTAAAAGAAAAAATTGAAGATTATAAAAAATATATAAAAGAGTAA
- a CDS encoding 3'-5' exonuclease: MKSNKRIIPKPQFKQQNIFNRLLKEPILYAEFLELLKIATDSFYETPELEFELLLSNGLPLEFDGDFVFLKTSKTPIKEQTFCIVDIETNGGSVKKGHQIIELGAVKYKNGEIIDKFESLVFAKEIPPYVQEVTKINPKMLESAPRLEKVLQEFKLFLEDDVFIAHDIKFDYTFVSDSFEKFNLGKLLNRKICSIDLAKRTIESEKYGLSFLKELLSIEIDNHHRAYYDALTTTVVFEKSLSNLDKKVKTVEDLITFSKSDNVINNQNKKENK, translated from the coding sequence ATGAAATCAAATAAAAGGATAATTCCTAAACCTCAATTTAAACAACAAAATATTTTTAATAGATTATTAAAAGAACCAATTTTATATGCAGAGTTTTTAGAACTATTGAAAATTGCAACGGATTCTTTTTATGAAACTCCAGAGCTTGAATTTGAGTTACTTTTATCAAATGGTTTACCATTAGAATTTGACGGAGATTTTGTTTTTTTAAAGACTTCAAAAACACCAATAAAAGAACAAACTTTTTGTATTGTTGATATAGAAACAAATGGTGGAAGTGTAAAAAAAGGTCATCAAATTATTGAACTGGGAGCCGTTAAATATAAAAATGGTGAGATTATTGATAAATTTGAATCTTTAGTTTTTGCAAAAGAGATTCCACCTTATGTTCAAGAAGTTACAAAAATAAATCCTAAAATGTTAGAATCAGCACCAAGACTTGAAAAAGTACTTCAGGAATTTAAGCTTTTTTTAGAAGATGACGTTTTTATTGCACATGATATAAAATTTGATTATACATTTGTTTCTGATTCATTTGAAAAGTTTAATTTAGGAAAACTTTTAAATAGAAAAATTTGTTCTATTGATTTGGCAAAAAGAACTATTGAATCAGAAAAATATGGTTTGAGTTTTTTAAAAGAGTTGCTAAGTATAGAGATTGATAACCATCATAGAGCATATTATGATGCTTTGACTACTACTGTTGTTTTTGAAAAAAGTTTATCAAACCTTGATAAAAAAGTTAAAACGGTAGAAGATTTAATTACTTTTTCTAAAAGTGATAATGTAATAAATAATCAAAACAAAAAAGAGAATAAATAA
- a CDS encoding phosphoribosylanthranilate isomerase, whose amino-acid sequence MRVKICGITNLQDALDAINAGANALGFVFYTNSPRYISPLNAKEIVEKIPPFIQTVGLFVNENETFINEVCKEAKMQLAQIIDDNDILNYELLEIKFIKVIRIESKKDLKNLSKDYYLIDAFVESFGGEGKRVALEWFENIDCSKFILAGGLNSDNLKELNGFDFYGVDVSSGVEESKGKKSKQKMIDFVKEANEIK is encoded by the coding sequence ATGAGAGTAAAAATTTGTGGAATAACTAATCTACAAGATGCCCTTGATGCTATAAATGCAGGAGCAAATGCACTAGGTTTTGTTTTTTATACAAATTCTCCACGATATATAAGTCCCCTAAATGCTAAAGAAATTGTTGAAAAAATACCTCCTTTTATTCAAACAGTAGGGCTTTTTGTAAATGAGAATGAAACTTTTATAAATGAAGTTTGCAAAGAAGCAAAAATGCAATTAGCTCAAATAATTGATGATAATGATATTTTAAATTATGAATTATTAGAAATTAAATTTATTAAAGTAATAAGAATAGAATCAAAAAAAGATTTAAAAAATTTGAGTAAAGATTACTATTTAATTGATGCTTTTGTTGAAAGTTTTGGAGGAGAAGGGAAAAGAGTTGCTCTTGAATGGTTTGAAAATATTGATTGTTCGAAGTTTATTTTAGCTGGTGGATTAAATTCAGATAATTTAAAAGAGTTAAATGGTTTTGATTTTTATGGAGTTGATGTAAGTAGTGGAGTTGAAGAATCAAAAGGCAAAAAGTCAAAACAGAAAATGATAGATTTTGTAAAAGAGGCAAATGAAATCAAATAA
- the rpe gene encoding ribulose-phosphate 3-epimerase: MLVAPSILSADFGNLASEIKAICDGGCDLIHVDVMDGHFVPNMTIGPVVVNPVSKVATKPLDIHLMVEDNTFFVELFAPCKPLYISFHIESENHPHRLIQKIRDYGIKPAIVLNPHTPPEAIEYLLEDLDMVLLMSVNPGFGGQKFISSVIEKAKKLKELINKRNPNCLIEVDGGVNDKNIHLLKEAGVDVVVAGSYVFGNSDYSKAIKSLQV, encoded by the coding sequence ATGCTCGTAGCACCTTCTATATTATCAGCAGATTTTGGAAATTTAGCTAGTGAAATAAAAGCAATTTGTGATGGTGGATGTGATTTAATTCATGTAGATGTTATGGATGGACATTTTGTTCCAAATATGACAATTGGACCTGTTGTTGTAAATCCTGTTTCAAAAGTTGCAACAAAACCTCTTGATATTCATCTTATGGTTGAAGATAATACATTTTTTGTAGAGCTTTTTGCCCCTTGTAAACCTCTTTATATTTCATTTCATATAGAAAGTGAAAATCATCCTCACAGACTTATTCAAAAAATTAGAGATTATGGAATCAAACCTGCAATTGTTTTAAATCCTCATACTCCACCAGAAGCCATAGAATATTTGTTAGAAGATTTAGATATGGTTTTATTAATGTCTGTAAATCCAGGATTTGGTGGACAAAAATTTATTTCAAGTGTTATTGAAAAAGCTAAAAAGCTAAAAGAATTAATTAATAAAAGAAATCCAAATTGTTTAATAGAAGTAGATGGTGGAGTAAATGATAAAAATATTCACTTATTAAAAGAAGCTGGTGTTGATGTTGTTGTTGCTGGATCTTATGTATTTGGTAATAGTGATTATTCTAAAGCCATAAAAAGTTTGCAGGTTTAA
- a CDS encoding phospholipase A, whose amino-acid sequence MKRFLPLFICTLCFSDNIDKLYEEAQNLEDQGNYKEAMLLYKKAANINVSKEDKYLFDLSKNDNQKGESFTNMKKAFYQKQIDKVNDKETDENLKQIITGDFDLYPYKKNYLLPATYDFNKSDDRKSIETSFQISIEKPISYDFFGLNETVSAAYTQRSFWQTTADSSPFRETNYEPEIFIQFPYDRGNVLKGYKIALNHVSNGKNDELSRSWNRIYIESYFQLSSLFIIPKIWYRIPENENEDDNSDIEDYYGNGELTFLYAYKKHTFELSLRDNLEFNSANKGSAELNWTFPLPEFLSTNNAYGLFQIYSGYGNSLIDYDREVQKIGLGIAFSR is encoded by the coding sequence ATGAAAAGATTTCTCCCCTTATTTATATGTACTTTGTGTTTTTCAGATAACATTGATAAGCTTTATGAAGAAGCTCAAAACTTAGAAGATCAAGGAAATTATAAAGAAGCAATGCTTTTATACAAAAAAGCTGCCAATATTAATGTTTCTAAAGAAGATAAATATTTATTTGATTTATCAAAAAATGATAATCAAAAAGGTGAATCTTTTACAAATATGAAAAAAGCATTTTATCAAAAACAAATTGATAAAGTTAATGATAAAGAAACTGATGAAAATTTAAAACAAATAATTACAGGTGATTTTGATTTATATCCTTATAAAAAAAATTATCTATTACCTGCAACATATGATTTTAATAAATCAGATGATCGAAAATCCATTGAAACATCTTTTCAAATAAGTATTGAAAAACCAATTTCATATGACTTTTTTGGACTAAATGAAACAGTTAGTGCTGCATATACACAAAGATCTTTTTGGCAAACAACAGCTGATTCCTCTCCATTTAGAGAAACTAATTATGAACCAGAAATATTTATTCAATTCCCATATGATAGAGGAAATGTATTAAAAGGTTATAAAATTGCACTAAATCATGTTTCAAATGGTAAAAATGATGAACTTTCAAGATCATGGAATAGAATATATATTGAAAGTTACTTTCAATTATCAAGTTTATTTATAATTCCAAAAATTTGGTATAGAATTCCTGAAAATGAAAATGAAGATGATAATTCTGATATTGAAGATTATTATGGAAATGGTGAATTAACTTTTCTTTACGCTTATAAAAAGCATACTTTTGAATTGTCATTACGAGATAACTTAGAATTTAATAGTGCTAATAAAGGCTCAGCTGAGTTAAACTGGACTTTTCCTTTACCTGAATTCTTATCTACAAATAATGCGTATGGATTATTTCAAATATATTCAGGTTATGGAAATAGTTTAATTGATTATGATAGAGAAGTACAAAAAATAGGATTAGGGATTGCTTTTTCAAGATAA
- a CDS encoding c-type cytochrome, which translates to MKYIIIFFLFFYFYSYANEAEQYQLENKQEQITEPVKKQEDLMDINNSFITKYEYGKMLYNNPRGIGCNSCHGNDARGKKMVDFKHQISDKKVFNCTLIVPDIKSIDYETFSTKVNSKKNPNLKFEKEQVCEKLIYYANVMPTYFLVEEEIEAIFYYIQNIKTK; encoded by the coding sequence ATGAAATATATAATTATCTTTTTTTTATTTTTTTATTTTTATTCATATGCAAATGAAGCTGAACAATATCAATTAGAAAATAAACAAGAACAAATTACGGAACCTGTAAAAAAGCAAGAAGATTTAATGGATATTAATAATTCATTTATCACAAAATATGAATATGGGAAAATGTTATATAATAATCCTAGAGGAATAGGGTGCAATAGTTGTCATGGAAATGATGCAAGAGGCAAAAAAATGGTTGATTTTAAACATCAAATTTCAGATAAAAAAGTTTTTAATTGCACTTTAATTGTACCTGATATAAAAAGTATTGATTATGAAACTTTTTCAACAAAGGTAAATTCTAAGAAAAATCCAAATTTAAAATTTGAAAAAGAACAAGTTTGTGAAAAATTAATTTATTATGCAAATGTAATGCCAACTTACTTCTTAGTTGAAGAAGAGATTGAAGCTATTTTTTATTATATACAAAATATAAAGACTAAATAA
- a CDS encoding NUDIX domain-containing protein, translating into MINEIKDLEISELKDTKFIHPFKLSYKQNGRNKTWEAIRSHNSVAVLLYHTEKNAFLLVKQFRAPVFLNDSSKTFTYELCAGLVDKNKSLEEIVKEEIDEECGFKVSLSDIVKVTSFYTSVGISGACQYLFFAKIDDSMKIHDGGGINDEEIEVMYLPIEKSDEFIFDESKAKTPGLMFGFYWFLKNKDKLGIK; encoded by the coding sequence ATGATAAATGAAATTAAAGATTTAGAGATTAGTGAACTAAAAGATACAAAATTTATTCATCCTTTTAAATTAAGTTACAAGCAAAATGGCAGAAATAAAACATGGGAAGCAATACGAAGTCATAATAGTGTTGCTGTGCTTTTATATCATACTGAAAAAAATGCTTTTTTACTTGTAAAACAATTTCGTGCACCAGTTTTTTTAAATGATAGTTCAAAAACATTTACTTATGAATTATGTGCTGGATTAGTTGATAAAAACAAATCATTAGAAGAGATAGTAAAAGAAGAGATAGATGAAGAGTGTGGTTTTAAAGTTAGTTTAAGTGATATTGTAAAAGTTACATCATTTTATACAAGTGTTGGAATAAGTGGAGCTTGTCAATATCTTTTTTTTGCTAAGATTGATGATTCTATGAAAATACATGATGGTGGTGGAATAAATGATGAAGAGATCGAAGTTATGTATTTGCCAATAGAAAAAAGTGATGAATTTATTTTTGATGAATCAAAGGCAAAAACTCCTGGTTTAATGTTTGGTTTTTATTGGTTTTTAAAAAATAAAGATAAATTAGGAATTAAATGA
- a CDS encoding sensor histidine kinase, translating into MNNDEKNALRNFLFIYVTSTLFLVSVILYIYYGNELKMAQETCNMELKNASMQIKADILDKYMKNKDFTPEKFPKENIRYALMDKDKNLIFSYLDDKFKINYSKDIYENSSYNYFITTINEENIPIKYIVMESCQLQRDKNDIKILLLIKLVISSIFIACIGYLLSKILLNPARKRVESMDKFIKDSAHELNTPIAVLMTSVSMLKGGKNPEKMMKYILSSSKQISQIYNDIHFSAFNEINEDVFEEFDLKDLVAESVDYFNDISITKNIKIDSILFSCFIKMDKTKTQKLVNNIISNAIKYSYKDSNIEVVLENNILSVKDFGRGITQEEQKEIFKRYKRGNNNEGGFGIGLDIVKRICIEYNLHLNLKSEPKKQTIFEVDFSSIVNKK; encoded by the coding sequence TTGAATAATGATGAAAAAAATGCACTTAGAAATTTTTTATTTATTTATGTAACATCTACACTATTTTTGGTTAGTGTAATTTTATATATTTATTATGGTAATGAGCTAAAAATGGCTCAAGAAACTTGTAATATGGAACTTAAAAATGCTTCTATGCAAATAAAAGCTGATATATTAGATAAGTATATGAAAAATAAAGATTTTACTCCTGAAAAATTTCCAAAAGAAAATATAAGATATGCACTTATGGATAAAGATAAAAATCTTATTTTTTCATATTTAGATGATAAATTTAAAATAAATTATTCAAAAGATATTTACGAAAATAGTTCTTATAACTATTTTATAACAACAATCAATGAAGAAAATATTCCAATAAAATATATCGTCATGGAAAGTTGTCAACTTCAAAGAGATAAAAATGATATTAAAATATTACTGCTTATTAAATTAGTTATTAGTTCAATATTTATAGCTTGTATTGGTTATTTATTATCAAAAATATTATTAAATCCAGCAAGAAAAAGAGTTGAATCTATGGATAAATTTATAAAAGATTCAGCTCATGAGTTAAATACTCCAATTGCAGTTTTGATGACTTCTGTTTCCATGTTAAAAGGTGGAAAAAATCCTGAAAAAATGATGAAATATATATTAAGTAGTAGCAAACAAATTTCTCAAATATATAATGATATTCATTTTTCAGCCTTTAATGAAATCAATGAAGATGTTTTTGAAGAGTTTGACTTAAAAGATTTAGTTGCTGAAAGCGTAGATTATTTTAATGATATTTCAATTACAAAAAATATAAAAATTGATTCCATACTCTTTAGTTGTTTTATAAAAATGGATAAAACAAAAACACAAAAATTAGTAAATAATATCATTTCAAATGCAATTAAATATAGTTATAAAGATTCAAATATTGAGGTTGTTTTAGAAAATAATATTTTATCTGTGAAAGATTTTGGGAGAGGAATTACACAAGAGGAGCAAAAAGAAATTTTTAAAAGATATAAAAGAGGAAATAATAATGAAGGTGGCTTTGGTATAGGTTTAGATATTGTAAAAAGAATTTGTATAGAATACAATTTACATCTTAATTTAAAATCTGAACCCAAAAAACAAACCATATTTGAAGTGGACTTTTCTTCAATAGTAAATAAAAAGTAA
- a CDS encoding response regulator transcription factor, producing MRVLLLEDDVALSDLLNEHLEDKGFDVTLCTNGQDALESLIDQKFDIALLDINTPEISGIEVLKTIRKEYKNNTPAIILTAYQDTKHLKESFENGVDDYIKKPFDLEELDQRILRLCRQFFINQDDKIKIDENIFFEPQTCQVFKNDKIINIAQKERDILKYFCTHKNRVISSDELLQNIWAYDEMPTDATIRVYIKNLREIVGKEKITTIRAVGYKFE from the coding sequence ATGAGAGTTTTGTTGTTAGAAGATGATGTTGCTTTAAGCGATTTATTAAATGAGCATTTAGAAGATAAGGGGTTTGATGTAACCTTATGTACAAATGGTCAAGATGCTTTAGAATCTTTAATTGATCAAAAATTTGACATTGCATTACTTGATATTAATACTCCAGAAATTAGTGGAATTGAAGTTTTAAAAACTATCAGAAAAGAGTATAAAAATAATACTCCAGCAATCATTTTAACTGCATATCAAGATACAAAACATTTAAAAGAATCTTTTGAAAATGGTGTTGATGATTATATTAAAAAACCTTTTGATTTAGAAGAGTTAGATCAAAGAATACTAAGACTTTGTAGACAGTTTTTTATTAACCAAGATGATAAAATTAAGATTGATGAAAATATTTTCTTTGAACCACAAACTTGTCAAGTCTTTAAAAATGATAAGATTATTAATATTGCACAAAAAGAAAGAGACATTTTAAAATATTTTTGTACACATAAAAATAGAGTAATTTCTAGTGATGAACTTTTACAAAATATTTGGGCATATGATGAAATGCCAACTGATGCGACAATTAGAGTTTATATAAAAAATCTCAGAGAAATAGTTGGAAAAGAAAAAATCACCACAATCAGAGCTGTAGGATATAAATTTGAATAA
- a CDS encoding M48 family metalloprotease: MDFFEQQVIARKKSYLLIFLFIFSIVFLVALSNIIIFSFYSYFNNDSIINFYKYWHLKTFLFITIPLVFIILISTFFKLREFSDISKLSLHYFDAKLVKLNNCTSNEKILLNIVSEMSIASGIPILKVYTIEDFGVNSFVIGNDISDASILITSTSLEVLSRDELQSMIAFEFAKVFTENMQLNMKLVALTYSFLQIFLIGKSLFHGIFYSISDAKQNDEISLIHIILWIFMFIIGIFFLIFGCMGYIVGMFIKFLIIKERIYLNDSITIEYTRNPISFIRLLKKSNHYQSYNNFSELFEHSYFIQTNNDLFSKIFNLYPDVLNRIERLANDGIYDPLIIKDENLEFSNEENYKNKEKKSKKDILINSITGIVILDNFNAIEDYAKKMSLGREILPKELNLFFEDIKSTKALIIGLLLSSDILHRNKQLELIEIDEIKDIVIKNYETINSYKYEFNLLIMQQSLLILQDMSINEYRSFRTLLNNIIYLDSIAEVYELNIEIIILRQLDFHFNLRENESEKFFYYEDIKYSFEIFLSVLAYTQDRSDIKAIDSFNSAIKYENISSLELIKKDEISNRLLKQAIKDLSFCSFELRKKILNASIICLSNDNIIENWEIDLIYSISIILKIPFPFLNQKNSNL; the protein is encoded by the coding sequence ATGGATTTTTTCGAACAGCAAGTAATTGCAAGGAAAAAAAGTTATTTATTAATCTTTTTATTTATTTTTTCAATAGTTTTCTTAGTGGCACTTTCAAATATTATTATTTTTTCTTTTTACTCTTATTTTAATAATGACTCAATAATTAATTTTTACAAATATTGGCATTTAAAAACATTTTTATTTATTACTATACCACTTGTTTTTATTATATTAATAAGTACTTTTTTTAAATTAAGAGAATTTAGTGATATTTCTAAACTCTCATTACACTATTTTGATGCAAAGTTAGTCAAATTAAATAATTGTACAAGTAATGAAAAAATTTTATTAAATATTGTCTCTGAAATGTCAATAGCTTCTGGTATCCCTATTTTAAAAGTTTATACCATTGAAGATTTTGGTGTTAACTCATTTGTTATTGGAAATGATATTTCTGATGCTTCTATTTTAATCACAAGTACTTCTTTGGAAGTTTTATCAAGGGATGAACTTCAATCTATGATTGCTTTTGAATTTGCGAAAGTATTCACAGAAAATATGCAATTAAATATGAAGTTGGTTGCTTTAACGTACTCATTTTTACAAATATTTTTAATTGGTAAATCTTTATTTCATGGAATATTTTATTCTATAAGTGATGCAAAACAAAATGATGAAATATCTTTAATTCATATTATTCTTTGGATATTTATGTTTATTATTGGTATTTTCTTTTTGATTTTTGGCTGTATGGGATATATTGTAGGTATGTTTATTAAGTTCTTAATTATAAAAGAGAGAATTTATTTAAATGATTCAATTACAATAGAATATACTAGGAACCCAATATCTTTTATTAGATTATTAAAAAAATCGAATCATTATCAATCATATAATAATTTTTCTGAGTTATTTGAACACTCATATTTTATTCAAACAAATAATGATTTATTTTCAAAAATTTTTAATTTATATCCTGATGTTTTAAATAGAATTGAAAGATTAGCAAATGATGGAATTTATGATCCTTTAATAATAAAAGATGAGAATTTAGAATTTTCTAATGAAGAAAATTACAAAAATAAAGAGAAAAAATCTAAAAAAGATATTTTAATAAATTCTATAACTGGAATTGTTATTCTTGATAATTTTAATGCAATTGAAGATTATGCAAAAAAAATGAGTTTAGGTAGAGAAATTTTACCAAAAGAGTTAAATCTCTTTTTTGAAGATATAAAAAGTACAAAAGCCTTGATTATTGGACTTTTATTAAGTAGTGATATTTTACATAGAAATAAACAACTTGAACTAATAGAAATAGATGAAATAAAAGATATTGTAATTAAAAACTATGAAACTATTAACTCATATAAATATGAATTTAATCTATTGATAATGCAACAATCTTTATTGATTTTACAAGATATGAGTATTAATGAATATAGAAGTTTTAGAACCTTATTAAATAATATAATTTATTTAGATTCAATTGCAGAAGTTTATGAATTAAATATTGAGATAATTATATTAAGACAATTAGATTTTCATTTTAATTTGCGTGAAAATGAAAGTGAAAAGTTTTTTTATTATGAAGATATTAAATACTCTTTCGAAATATTTTTATCTGTATTAGCTTACACGCAAGACAGATCAGATATCAAAGCAATTGATAGTTTTAATTCAGCAATCAAATATGAGAATATAAGCTCTTTAGAATTAATTAAAAAAGATGAAATATCTAATAGATTGTTAAAACAAGCTATTAAAGATTTAAGTTTTTGTTCTTTTGAATTAAGAAAAAAGATATTAAATGCTTCTATTATCTGCTTATCTAATGATAATATTATTGAAAATTGGGAAATAGATCTTATTTATTCTATTTCAATAATTCTAAAAATTCCATTTCCATTTTTAAATCAAAAAAATTCTAATCTTTAA
- a CDS encoding LemA family protein, producing the protein MDTSTILWILLPLLLIYLIYIYNNLVSLNAKQKNFFSQIDIQLKRRYDLIPNLVETAKKYMQHEEETLTKVIEARNIAKNSLAEVQKNFNSQNIKNLIEKENGFISALSGLSFVMEDYPELKADSIIKNLQEELSSTENKIAFARQAYNDSVMRYNIFRQSFPNNIFSNIFGHSIDANLLQFEDTSEIRKSVKVSF; encoded by the coding sequence ATGGATACATCAACAATTCTTTGGATTTTACTTCCACTACTTCTGATATACTTAATTTATATCTACAATAATCTTGTTTCTTTAAATGCAAAACAAAAAAACTTCTTTTCTCAAATAGATATACAATTAAAAAGAAGATATGACTTAATTCCTAATTTAGTTGAAACTGCAAAAAAATATATGCAACATGAAGAAGAAACTTTAACAAAAGTAATAGAAGCTAGAAATATTGCTAAAAATTCTTTGGCAGAAGTTCAAAAGAATTTTAACTCACAAAATATAAAAAATTTAATTGAAAAAGAGAATGGGTTTATAAGTGCTTTAAGTGGTTTATCTTTTGTTATGGAAGATTATCCAGAGTTAAAAGCAGATTCTATTATAAAAAATTTACAAGAAGAGTTATCTTCAACTGAAAATAAAATTGCTTTTGCAAGACAAGCTTATAATGATAGTGTTATGAGATATAACATTTTTAGACAATCATTTCCTAATAATATATTTTCAAATATTTTTGGACACAGTATAGATGCAAATTTATTACAATTTGAAGATACAAGTGAAATAAGAAAATCTGTAAAAGTTTCATTTTAA
- a CDS encoding YajQ family cyclic di-GMP-binding protein yields MAVKEHQFDISAKLDMQEMKNAVIQSQKEIDTRYDFKGISKELDLNVGAKTLTLISSSDNKIDAMRDILISKMNKRGISINSLEELKKEDSSGGNRKYSYKIIDSIEKDEAKRIQTEIKNLKLKVSAVNQGDEIRVTGKNIDDLQNIMKHLKSLDFKAPLVFDNFR; encoded by the coding sequence ATGGCAGTAAAAGAACATCAATTTGACATCTCTGCAAAATTAGATATGCAAGAGATGAAAAATGCGGTTATTCAATCACAAAAAGAGATTGACACTAGATATGATTTTAAAGGTATTTCTAAAGAGTTAGACTTAAATGTAGGAGCTAAAACTTTAACATTAATCTCTTCAAGTGATAATAAAATAGATGCAATGAGAGATATTTTAATTTCAAAAATGAATAAAAGAGGAATATCAATAAATTCACTTGAAGAGTTAAAAAAAGAGGATTCAAGTGGTGGAAATAGAAAATATTCATACAAAATTATTGATAGTATTGAAAAAGATGAAGCAAAAAGAATTCAAACAGAAATAAAAAATTTAAAATTAAAAGTATCTGCTGTTAATCAAGGTGATGAGATTAGAGTAACTGGAAAAAATATTGATGATTTACAAAATATTATGAAACATTTAAAATCACTTGATTTTAAAGCTCCTTTAGTATTTGATAATTTTAGATAA